The Tripterygium wilfordii isolate XIE 37 chromosome 5, ASM1340144v1, whole genome shotgun sequence DNA segment TTCTAGGTTTCTTTCTATGCTCTCTTAGTCTCTTATCACAAAATTGGTTCTCGACCAGACAAGGTAGGCGACCGCTACGGGCGATTCTCCTCGTGGACAATAACCACTCTCATGTCCGACGTTTTGCTCTTTCTAATGAGGTTGGTTTGTTACCTGAGTGATAAGCCTCTTACAACAAACCAGGATCGTTTAACTGAGAAGAGCTGATTGCCATGTCGGATCGCAGAAATCATGGTTGTACTCACTTCTCTTGCACAAGTTTGAAAAAACACAATTGTCTCTCTAAATCTAAAAAATGCCTTAAAGAGTGATATTTGACCCAGAAACACACTTTGAGAGTTCGGATCCCATGTTGGGCTCAGTCCTCTTCCCACCGGCGACGGTTGTGCAGTCTCCGGTGATACTGGCCGTCACTTACATTGTCCGGTGGAGAATCAATTTTGAGAGTGAATGGATAAGAGATAAACCTAGAAGGACCTTGGTATGTTGAATCTCAAAAAGGGATTGCTCCAAATTCGTATAAAAAATCTACACCGAAGCAAGATCAAAGGAAAAATGGGTGTTGTTGATGGTGTTTCAAAGaacatgagagagaaacatGTTTGTTAATGGTGCCGGAGAGAAATATATGTGTCACTTGGAGGATCATTGATAGAATGAATGAAtaagattttaaaaaattccaACTAATTCCAGCCAATATTGAGTTGTAGTTAATTTGCGTGTAAACTTGACAAACTAATTCCTTATATTTTACAaaacaaggtttttttttgtatattcatcaaaattttgtgtgtaaacttagaattttttggtgtaaaatTATAGGATTTGAGGGCTCCACAATTCCCTAAAGTCTACAATTAATATCCAATGATAAAGAAAAAGTCatagaaattttaaaaataaaaaaacaaaaatgtggtgtgatgtggcacatctctcaagccattggattctaattgtagactctacaatttgaaactaattgcggaACCCCTTAATCCAAACTTATAATGTTTataaagtggtgtaaagatagtaaattgatggtgtgtagataaaatttttcCTCACGTATTGATTGTCTTCAGATAAGGGCTCCCCCTCTAAAGCCCATATTAAACGAAGCCCATCAAGCCCAACTATCACAAACCATACAATTTGAATTTCACAACTGCATTTCCTCTCACGGATTCACACTTGTTTACGATAAATGGCAGCCTCAACAATGGCTCTCTCCTCCCCTTCGTTTGTTGGAAAGGCAGTGCAGCTCGGCCCCTCCTCGCCGGAGCTCTTCGGCAATGGGCGTGTTTCGATGAGGAAAACCACCAAGCCCGTCTCATCGGGAAGCCCGTCGTACGGCCCAGACAGGGTTAAGTACTTGGGCCCATTCTCTGGTGAGGCCCCATCTTACTTGACTGGCTAGTTCCCTGGCGATTATGGTTGATTGGTTGGGACACTGCTGGGCTTTCAGCTGATCCAGAAACCTTCGCCAAGAACCGTGAACTCGAAGTGATCCACTCCTGATGGGCCATGATTAGGGCCCTTGGGTGCGTATTCCCTGAACTATTGGCCCGTAATGGTGTCAAGTTTGGTGAGGCCGTGTGGTTCAAGGCCGGATCCCAGATCTTCGGCGAGGGTGGGCTTGACTACTTGGGCAACCCAAGCTTGATCCATGCGCAGAGCATTCTTGCTATCTGGGCCACTCAGGTGCTCTTGATGGGAGCTGTTGAGGGCTACAGAGTTGCCAGTGGGCCTCTCGGTGAGGTGACCGATCCAATTTACCCAGGCGGAAGCTTCGACCCATTGGGCCTTGCTGACGACACAGAGGCTTTTGCTGAGCTCAAAGTGAAGGAGCTCAAGAATGGTAGGTTGGCCATGTTTTCCATGTTTGGGTTCTTTGTTCAAGCCATTGTGACTGGTAAGGGTCCATTGGAGAACTTGGCAGACCACGAAGCTGACCCAGTTAACAACAATGCTTGGGCCTATGCCACAAACTTTGTACCCGGAAAGTGTATTATCAAAGATTAATGTTCTTAACAAAGTGAAAAGATACTGTGAAATTGTGATTTTACAGGCTGAATCGATCCTACTTTCTTCTCACATCAATTGTTTTTGACTTTTAGTGTTAAAACTTAGAACATTCGCCCCGTCAAAACGAGACTTCAACACCAATGCACGGTTTCTCTACTAGAATCCGCAATCAAAACTCGTCCTGACGTCAGTATGGTCAATGTTAGTGTGTTTGGACAGTTATAACACACTCATTTAAATTACgattcaaataatttttatgGCTTTGGAAAGAATACTCTAAGACGATTTTTTTTGCACTACagataaatatatatgcattgctaataaatttatatgcaattgaaattattttgatgaatcttatttaaaagagtttttcacgttgatttagaatatttattttttttcaaattccatcaaaaatcattttaaaattttgtttaagaaaataaaaaagtacgAACTGATGATGTTATGCACTGAAAAATATATGATAGAGGCGCTGAAGGCTGAAACATAGAGTTGTGTAATTTCTTTAAATGAAAAGGGGTATAAATGTAACTTGACAATCTCTATccatattaataattatttttttagttgtccttattaaaataaatttcaccCATTGTTTCCCTACTGAcaattgccaaaaaaaaaatatagtgcaATGAAtttgaaaaagggaaaaaatctcAACGAAACCAAACAAAGTTGCCCTTTAGATATCCAAAATGAACCTAATTCGGGTCATCAATCTTGCGTACACAAtaatttctcacctgacgataagataagttgggtcaaaacccaacaatACATGGTGATTATTCTAATTAAAAATACAAGTACATATATAAGTGGGGTTTTTTCAAACGTTAACGCTCAAATTTGCCACATTTGCAAGTCTTTTGCACACAAAGGCACTTGCCATTGTGACATTTGTGTGCATTGCACTCTTCAGGACAAATGTTACACTCTCTATCGAGTGTACACATTATATTTAAGTCAGTTCCTTTGTTCTTGGTGCACCTGCACACGCCAGATTCACAGAGACTGATACCCAATGGACAGTGTTCCCATGTAAAGCTCTTGTCCCTGCACTCTTCATCAGCTGAACACTTCAATGGTGCTCCTCCATTAATCGGAGCTTCAGCTACTTCAATATTTGAAAATGATTCACCtacaaataaaacaaacaaagtaagaaagaaagaattgcaaaagaaacatatatatgtgtgtgtgtgtgtctatatcgagggaggggggggggggggggttgggtTTGAGAGACTTAAAATGACCAGGAGAATCACCAAGCAGAGAGACCTAAGTGAAGCCATCATCATATATGATTTTCACTGAAAGTTAGTAGCTTGAattcttctttgttgttttcacAAAGAGGTAGAGTACTTCAATTCATGTAAAGAATGGTGTTATTTATAGGAGTGGAGAAGTCTTTGTGTAATGGAAAATTGCAAATTGACAACTGAATTTCAGATTGTTTATGATCTGAATTTCAGATTGCTTGATTTGATTCACAAATGTCATTTAATTTCGTGATTGTGTTAGGTATCAGACACACCAATATCTTGTAATGAGACACACCAGTGGTTATTATGGTTAAAAatcttgaaaaattagttaattaatcatGGTTAGTCAATGACTATTTGTAAcactactttttatttttttaaataccacaaagaattatgtttgtgattgaaatcgaacattgtacacacatatgcctaatccgatcgattgtcaaccaagtcAACTCTCGTTGGTGTTACTTTTTAAATAAACGGGATTACAAGCCGAGCATGAATGGAATAGTACGGGATCATGGTTTTTGTTATTGATTGGTGaataggggtgacaaaattttgGTCGATTCAAGATCTGCGCAAGACATGAACCGAGCGTATTTGTTCCTGTGAGAAGAAAAGTTCTCGCTGGTAGTTCTGTTTGTAGTAAGAGTACAGTGTTGTCTGCCACACATTTTGCAAGAAAAACGCCATTTTTGCAATTGAGAAGctgtcatcttcttctttcagaGGATAATGGTGGGTTTGTATCAAATGCTTTGAAGTAGAACTGCTTTTAGCCGAAAGCATCACTAGTTTACGCTCTGAGAAGTTCATTGATGTTCGAGATAGTTTCCTCGTCTTTGTGGCTTTCTATCCAGAACCATTCCTTGCTTCAGCGCAGCACCATATACACTACAAGCACCTAATGACTGTCCCTGTATATCCAACTCCCTAAGCAAAAGGTCATAGGTGATTCTGCTAGGTATTCTGCAATTATCTTCATATATCAGAACCAGAACCAGCAAGGCCTTGTTCAACTTTCCATGGAGACAAAGCACACGAATGACATTGTTAAATGTGATTATCCTTGGAATATAGCCTAACCCAATCATATGTTGTAAAACAACAAAAGCCTTGTCAGATTCTTTCCTCAGGCAAACAGCTTGGATCAGGAGGTCGTAAGTGCTGTAGTCAATACCTAAAGCTCTGCTTGTCATTTTCTCGAACACTTGATATGCATCTTTTGACAGgtccttttcttttaaagacTTCCTGCATAATCCTCTGAGAAGAGCTCTCATAATTCTCTCATCAACCTCAAAACCAATCCCAACCATCTCTTTATAGACTCTTAATGCTGTGAGAATTTTATCCCACTTTAACAACCCATGCAACAATGTATTATAAGTAATATAATCAGGCTTGCAATTTTTCTGCTCCATTTGTCTTAGAACACCAATGCCATCCATAGGCCTCCCCTCCTTACAATACCCATGAAACAGAGTGTTGTAAGTGACCACAGTTGGTGTCAGTCCCATCTCTAGAGCTtcattaagcaattccatggccTCATTTGATCTACCCACTTTGCAAAACCCATCCATAACAGCTGCGTATGTATAAATATCAGGCTTAAAAGAAGCTTTCTTGATTTCTGTCAACCTCTCACATGCTTCCTCCACCCTACCCACATAACACAGCCCCTTTAACAAGCTGTTGAATGTTTGGACAGTGGGTTTATGTCCACTTTGGTTCATAAGCTCAAGAACCTCAAAAGCCTTCTGCAATCTGCCCCTTTTGGACAATGAAGTTATGAGAACAGTGAATGTTGCAGCATCTGGGTGAAACCCAGTTTTCACCATGTCTTCTAAAACTCTCAGGGCCTCATCCAGACCATTTTTCTTGCAATAACACCTGATGAGGAGTGATTGTGTCTGACAATCTGGCACCACCTGGTACTTCTCCAGATTTGAGTGGAGTTTCAAGGCAAGATCAAGCTGATTTGAACTGACCAAACCCATGAGAAGATCATTGAAATCGAGAAGAGTCCTGATTCGACAGTTCTTCAGAATGATATTAAGAATATCATCTCCCTCCTCAGATGCAAATGCTCCAATTCCATCCAAGAGAGCTTGCACTTTGCTTGCAGTACTGCTTCTCTTATCGAAACCCATacgttcttgttcttcttcattGATGGGTGAGTCATCATAATTTACAAACAAGCTGGTTTCAGATTTATCATTCCAAGAAGGGATTTCATCTGGACAATATAGTGGCGTGGGAGCGACATGTTTTGGGGTATACAGTGATGACCTAACACTGACAGTGAATCGTTTCCCTTGATGAAGGAATTTGTTGTGATTGCCTCTTCTAGCTGTGATCAGAGAACTGGGTTTACAAAGTAAAGGAGAATGAAGATGCTGGCATGGTAGAGAGTATGGAGAGGGTATCACCATATCACATTGCCAGAGATGAGACACAGGAGAAACGGCTCAGAGTTGAATATCCACTCACATTATCCAGATTCTTTGGGCAAAATAGTTTTCTATCAAGCCCAGACATCCATAGAAAATAAGAAATCTGGCCCATTAtgctttataattttttatcagTCAACTTGAGGATGTTAATGGAATAGGGCTCTGTTTGGCAGAGAGgaaatcttgattttcaatgttagcggaaatgctgtgagatgtttggtgaactaaaaactgacgctagcggaaaaactgttgaaataaagtattataatattagttttttatattaaaattaatctaataaatataattctgattaaaattaattttaagtattaattaataaatatttttaattattaattaataaaatattaatatttctttattttaattattataactgttaaaatattttaagtattaaaattattttaatacgtaatctaataaatataatttatattaaaattaataaatataatttattataaaaaaattaagtatattAGAAAACTGTATATATATTAGTAAAATTGTGGAGCccacattaattattataaaaacttAAAGACATAATCATTACGTGAGccccacaattaaaaaaaattaaaaaaaaaaagtgttggcGGATCCGCCTATAGAAGCTCcatttagagcatccacatcagattacctaaacatgagtctgtctataaaatttagagattttgtcaaaatagagctctgcatcagattacctagagctTCCCTATTTTAGAGCAGCTCCAACGGTACCCTCAAATTAGAGAAAATACCATTTTGGGGGACcacttttgattttgattgctcCAACCGGTCCCTCATATTCACCCGCAAAATAAGGAAACTCTCACATCTTGATCAAAGTTGGGGAGACTCCACTCTCCctcaaaacattaaaaattattattttctctttcctTCCTATTTTCTCTCCATCTTCGCGCGACCTTGCTCCTCTCCTGACCTAGATCGGCACCACCACTTAGATCGGCACCATCAAAGCTTTCGTAACTATCGCCTGCCTCTGCGCTTTCCTCCTCTCTCCCATCACCTTGAAGCATTTGACCAGGTATGATTTTTGGGTCTTCTCTCCATCTCCTTCTCTAAACATTTGACTAGCATTCGATTGAAAAAACAGATTACATATTAGTTTATTATGCCTATTAGTATCAGATTACATTTAATGATCACTTGAAAAAGCAGTTTAGATCACTTGGCCGATTTTTCATAGTTCTAGTTCTTGAACACCTGTAATCTTTGTttgtaattgaattttgatGGTTGCATTGGTCTCTATCACATGTAGATGGATTCGCAAAACAGTTCATACTTCACCAGCCTATTAAGTGGAGGATCAAGTACCGATGATCCCTTGTTTACCCAAGATTATGGTGACGTTAATGAGTATAGTCCCAATGTGCCTCAAGTCACCAATACCCCTTCCAATACCTCTTCCATTGCTAGGAAGAATCAACGGGGATCCAACTTTGCTATAGATGATGATATGATGCTCATTTCGGcgtatttatttgtatttattaATAATAAGTTAAACTTGAAGGTAGTTAAAAGtagttatattaaaaaataataaaatatttgatgtgatgttgAAATGGGGGATGTGGTTGGAGTGATATTAAAATAGGGATCCCCTAAAATAGATTTTGGATTAAAATAGGGGAGAGGTTGTCCCCCAAAATAGTATTGTGGGTTGGAGATGCtcttacagaatatgaacagtagttccctacatctagagaaccactattcacttccctaaacataaaataatattttttcctactttattttctactttctcctcattttttccctcctctctctcctcactcatttctttctctctcatctctttctctctcgtcccctcacattttgactcttttctctctcctcactttttctctctctctctcttctttctctctcctcactctctcctcactcctttctttctctctcctctttctctcctcactttttctctctcttctttctctctcctcaattttttttttctaatttttaataacattaatttattattttaattaatatattgttttaaatgtaattaatttattattttaaatagaagtagtttatatgaatagaataaataaagtaaagagaaataaatattattttaatgcaatagagaatatgataggcaatctgatgcagtgttgattggatagagaatctgtaaaataggggaaagtgacattttatcagtattttagggaatctgttaagagaaactgatgcagatgctcttatATTGCAGCGGAACCGCTGCACATTTGCAGCGGTTCCGCTGCAGCCGCTGCACCGTTTGGTGCAGCGGAAATGGAGACAGCGGGGTGCAGTGGATCCGGAAGTAGGTTTAGGGTGGGGGCCTTTACCCGTCCCCGGTTTATCCATTTCTCTGTTAAGATATCAATGAAGTATTTTAATATTTACTTCATTTCCAAATTCGTCGGGCAGAGATTTTATCCATCTCTGTCAACAGTAACATTGACAACTCAAataaatgcataaggaaaactaaatgtataaattctaaaaataaaatttagagCTGGTTGGATTTCGACAAATATGTCCCAATTTTCCCCCGTAAAATACACCCTAATGTGATGTATGATTTTGAGTCGGGACGAGTTGTGCGGTACGAATATTGTTGACATCCTCGCTCAGCTGTCCATCATCAATTTATGAAGtcaataaataatatattaataatataatatatctaTGCTCGGGTCTAGGCTCTTGGTCTTGTAACCGACCTGCGAGAAACTACACGAATATCAGGTCCAAAACCCTTGAGTATGGCGATTTTGAGTTCTTGTTTTCTCAATTTCTAAGCTTGGATTTGGCTGGATGTGTTCGAATTGTTTACGTTTGAGTTGATTCGGTGCCTGCGAGTTGCTCGTCGTCCGGGAATGAGTTAGCTTCTCAGATCTGAAAGGGCTCGGAGTTTGGATGCTTCTCTTGTTCGTGTTATGGATAGAAATCTCACTTTGGCAGTTCTGTTTCTGTTTTTGATTGTCACCGATGTTTCCAGTGCTTCACTGCTCTCTAGGTTTCGATATCTGGTTGCCGTAGATTCAAGCAACAATAACAACAAATCTGCCCTAAGCGAAGTAACTCTCTCTGTGAATCTCCTTTCGTGTATATATTATTCTTCTGTTAATTGCTGAGGACAACGATGGAATGATTCGTTTGTTGTCAGGTTTCTCCGTCACCAAGTCCTGTGTCAACGATTGGTGCCAGTCACGGCAACAGTTCAAACGATTCAAAAAAGGATCCTCCAGTGCCTAATAGCAATGATCCACAGAAAGTCGATCATACGGGTTCGAGCAAGAAGGGATCCGGGAGCTCGAATCCTCAAAATGGAACAAATGGCGCCAATGATCAGGAAACCAAGAAGAATGAGGATAAAACTATGTCAGCGTCAGTAATTGGTGAAAATTGTACGGGTCTGCCTAAGAAGTGCAAGGATCTGAACTCATTGGTTGCATGTATTCCTAATTTTCTTTCGGGTAAATtcgcatcttttttttttctttaactttTATTTCACAACAATTTATTTGGTTGCACTTTTCTATATATTTCTGTGAATTGGAAGCAAAGACTTTGGCCTAATGTAGTAGTTGTTGGGAATGGAAGTTGGATGGTTAATGACATTACATAGTTTGCATTCTTTCTTAATGAAAAGTGGACAATAGCTGCCTATTTGTAAACCAATAATTCAAAACCATATAAATCTCATCGCAATCGTGTTGGAGTTTCATTTTAGATTAGGGAGCACCAAAATGCGATTACTTTGTTGCTTATAGCTCCTACTTATAATTCATCGGAGAAGTAGAAATGTCATCACAGCCACAAACAATCACTAAAGGAGTTCTTTTAGACCTTGCAGAATGTCAGCATCCCAATTACAGGTTCTTGGTTTTTCCGCTTACTGGATTGGTATGAGATAGTTTAGTTTCCTTATTAGTCGCGTGTGAGTGTATAACTCTAGGGTCTTCTAAGGTTCTTCAGTCataataatatcatcaacatacaccACTTTTAGGATATTCCTGAATTTAGTTGTTTATTTCAATGGAATGATGGACAATTGATGATGATTGTACCGATTCTTGATGATATGAGTAATCACTAATCAGtcttattatttttcttatttgctAACTTGAAGGGCTAAAAGAATATGGTGTGCTGGTGCAAAACATAGGAGATATCGCTTTGAATGTAAATCTTACTCTCCCAGGTTCTCTTGAGAATTACAAGTCAATTGAAATACCCAAACACCATTCCCAGAAGGTTTGTTCTTCGTTCTGCTACTTCGTCATATTTCTATAATTGTTATATGCATTCTATTAATCCTAAAATCTTTTAAGTTTTATTTAAGCGTTTTACACTCCTCATACACTTGACTTCTCATGTTTTATGATCAGTAATGT contains these protein-coding regions:
- the LOC119998920 gene encoding uncharacterized protein LOC119998920 — its product is MDRNLTLAVLFLFLIVTDVSSASLLSRFRYLVAVDSSNNNNKSALSEVSPSPSPVSTIGASHGNSSNDSKKDPPVPNSNDPQKVDHTGSSKKGSGSSNPQNGTNGANDQETKKNEDKTMSASVIGENCTGLPKKCKDLNSLVACIPNFLSGLKEYGVLVQNIGDIALNVNLTLPGSLENYKSIEIPKHHSQKINVTVGESTKLIFVAGNGECVLHIGPGKSEDKFFLRLPSYEKLVTPINGAYFLIFTVIIFGGAWACCKFRKKRYHGDVPYQELEMGLPESHMDGNGESAEGWDQGWDDDWDEETAVKSPVSRPVGNISANGLTSRASNKDEWQNDWDD
- the LOC119998610 gene encoding uncharacterized protein LOC119998610, which codes for MRHRRNGSELNIHSHYPDSLGKISSSNGTLKLEKIPFWGTTFDFDCSNRSLIFTRKIRKLSHLDQSWGDSTLPQNIKNYYFLFPSYFLSIFARPCSSPDLDRHHHLDRHHQSFRNYRLPLRFPPLSHHLEAFDQMDSQNSSYFTSLLSGGSSTDDPLFTQDYGDVNEYSPNVPQVTNTPSNTSSIARKNQRGSNFAIDDDMMLISAYLFRNRCTFAAVPLQPLHRLVQRKWRQRGAVDPESWLDFDKYVPIFPRKIHPNVMYDFESGRVVRLDLAGCVRIVYV
- the LOC119998489 gene encoding pentatricopeptide repeat-containing protein At1g12775, mitochondrial-like, whose amino-acid sequence is MVIPSPYSLPCQHLHSPLLCKPSSLITARRGNHNKFLHQGKRFTVSVRSSLYTPKHVAPTPLYCPDEIPSWNDKSETSLFVNYDDSPINEEEQERMGFDKRSSTASKVQALLDGIGAFASEEGDDILNIILKNCRIRTLLDFNDLLMGLVSSNQLDLALKLHSNLEKYQVVPDCQTQSLLIRCYCKKNGLDEALRVLEDMVKTGFHPDAATFTVLITSLSKRGRLQKAFEVLELMNQSGHKPTVQTFNSLLKGLCYVGRVEEACERLTEIKKASFKPDIYTYAAVMDGFCKVGRSNEAMELLNEALEMGLTPTVVTYNTLFHGYCKEGRPMDGIGVLRQMEQKNCKPDYITYNTLLHGLLKWDKILTALRVYKEMVGIGFEVDERIMRALLRGLCRKSLKEKDLSKDAYQVFEKMTSRALGIDYSTYDLLIQAVCLRKESDKAFVVLQHMIGLGYIPRIITFNNVIRVLCLHGKLNKALLVLVLIYEDNCRIPSRITYDLLLRELDIQGQSLGACSVYGAALKQGMVLDRKPQRRGNYLEHQ